In a genomic window of Brassica rapa cultivar Chiifu-401-42 chromosome A10, CAAS_Brap_v3.01, whole genome shotgun sequence:
- the LOC103844248 gene encoding pre-mRNA-processing factor 19 homolog 1, with the protein MNCAISGEVPVEPVVSKKSGLLYEKRLIETHISDFGKCPVTGEPHTIDDIVAVKTGKIVKPKPLHTASIPGLLGTFQTEWDGLMLSNFSLEQQLHTARQELSHALYQHDAACRVIARLKKERDEARQLLAEGERQLPAAPEVASENVTLSNGKRAADGGEQGPDAKKMRLGISGEVITELTDCNAALSQQRKKRQIPPTLASVDALEKFTQLSSHPLHKTSKPGIFSMDILHSKDVIATGGIDTTAVLFDRPSGQILSTLTGHSKKVTSIKFVGDTDLVLTASSDKTVRIWGSSEDGSYACRHTLKDHSAEVRAVTVHATNKYFVSASLDSTWCFYDMSSGLCLAQVTDDSEKVDYTAAAFHPDGLILGTGTAQSIVKIWDVKSQANVAKFGGHTGEITSVSFSENGYFLATSALDGVRLWDLRKLKNFRTFEFPNANSVEFDHSGSYLGIAASDIRVFQTASVKAEWNPVKTLPDLSGTGRATCVKFGPDAKYVAVGSMDRNLRIFGLPSNDSTEDSAQDS; encoded by the exons ATGAACTGCGCAA TTTCCGGCGAAGTTCCGGTGGAGCCCGTTGTTTCGAAGAAGTCTGGTTTGCTCTACGAGAAGCGCCTAATCGAGACGCACATATCT GATTTTGGGAAATGCCCTGTTACTGGTGAACCGCATACCATTGATGACATTGTTGCCGTCAAAACCGGAAAG ATCGTAAAGCCAAAACCATTACACACAGCTAGCATCCCTGGATTGCTTGGAACGTTCCAGACT GAATGGGATGGTTTGATGCTATCAAATTTTTCACTTGAACAACAACTGCATACTGCGAGGCAAGAGCTGAGTCATGCTTTGTATCAG CATGATGCTGCTTGCCGTGTGATTGCTAGGCTTAAAAAAGAAAGAGACGAGGCACGACAATTGCTTGCAGAGGGTGAAAGGCAGTTACCTGCAGCCCCCGAAGTTGCCTCAGAGAACGTTACTCTTAGTAATGGTAAACGAG CTGCCGATGGTGGTGAACAAGGTCCCGATGCAAAGAAAATGCGTCTTGGAATTTCGGGTGAAGTTATTACAGAACTGACAGATTGTAATGCTGCTCTTTCCCAGCAGCGTAAAAAGAGACAG ATCCCTCCAACGTTGGCTTCAGttgatgctttggagaagttCACTCAACTCTCAAGCCACCCACTTCACAAGACCAGCAAACCTGGTATTTTTTCAATGGACATCCTACATTCTAAG GATGTCATTGCAACTGGAGGAATAGATACAACTGCTGTTCTCTTTGACCGTCCCTCAGGACAAATCTTGTCAACGCTGACTGGTCATTCGAAGAAG GTTACGAGTATTAAGTTTGTAGGTGACACTGATCTTGTTTTGACTGCTTCATCAGACAAG ACAGTCCGTATCTGGGGGAGTTCCGAGGATGGGAGCTATGCCTGTAGGCATACATTGAAAGATCACTCTGCAGAG GTGCGAGCTGTCACTGTCCATGCAACGAATAAATACTTTGTGTCGGCATCGCTTGACAGTACCTGGTGCTTCTATGATATGTCCTCCGGTTTATGCCTTGCTCAG GTGACAGATGATTCTGAAAAGGTGGATTACACGGCTGCCGCTTTCCATCCTGATGGTCTCATTCTTGGAACTGGTACTGCTCAGTCTATTGTCAAGATCTGGGATGTCAAGAGTCAG GCAAACGTGGCGAAGTTCGGTGGACACACTGGAGAAATCACATCCgtatcattttctgaaaatgGTTATTTCCTCGCG ACATCTGCGCTGGATGGTGTTAGATTGTGGGACCTGCGCAAGCTAAAAAACTTCCGAACATTTGAATTTCCAAATGCAAACTCAG TGGAGTTTGACCATAGCGGATCTTATCTTGGCATTGCTGCTTCAGATATAAG AGTATTCCAGACGGCCAGTGTTAAAGCAGAGTGGAACCCAGTCAAGACACTTCCTGATCTATCCGGTACAG GTAGAGCAACATGTGTTAAGTTTGGTCCGGACGCCAAATACGTAGCGGTCGGTTCAATGGACCGTAATCTCAGGATATTCGGCTTGCCTAGCAATGACAGCACTGAAGATTCTGCACAAGATTCATGA
- the LOC103844250 gene encoding uncharacterized protein LOC103844250 isoform X5, producing MSSSPWMRSQALSPHKSLISAIHNYLKRPLTKLPSSSNQDHEDNNNNDDNGDLSIIFDSQDDFDNDITASIDFSSSIQFPVSDQLQDQFDFTGIQLHQPPNILYSSSSCDPLPPPLSVFEEDCLSSVPSYNLGSLNPTSPFLGSPGLPAYMAVTKNMMNSGLPIERSGFYSGFGSDFKPSHDQLMETQADNGGMFCPDPIKPIFDTGDHHLQVLDGGENQNHLAKPVLPQLGTEITGLDDPSFNSVSKLTAEQRKEKIHRYMKKRNERNFSKKIKYACRKTLADSRPRVRGRFAKNDEFCEPNRQASSSHHEEDNDDDVGVKEEEQLVNSSDIFSHISGVNSFKFNYPIQSWI from the exons ATGAGCAGCTCTCCATG gaTGAGATCACAAGCCCTCTCACCGCACAAATCTTTGATTTCTGCGATCCACAATTATTTGAAGAGACCTTTAACCAAACTTCCGAG CAGTTCAAATCAAGACCATGAAGACAACAACAATAACGATGACAACGGGGACTTATCGATCATATTCGATTCACAAGACGATTTTGATAACGATATCACAGCTTCCATCGATTTCTCTTCCTCTATTCAGTTCCCAGTCTCCGATCAGCTCCAAGACCAGTTTGATTTCACCGGTATTCAACTTCATCAGCCTCCTAACATCCTCtactcttcatcttcttgtgaTCCTCTGCCTCCTCCTTTATCGGTTTTCGAAGAAGATTGTCTTTCTTCTGTCCCAAGTTACAATCTTGGCTCCCTAAACCCTACTTCTCCTTTCTTGGGTAGTCCCGGTTTACCAGCTTATATGGCTGTAACCAAGAATATGATGAACAGCGGTTTACCCATTGAAAGATCTGGGTTTTACTCCGGTTTTGGTTCTGATTTTAAACCGTCACATGATCAGTTGATGGAAACCCAGGCTGATAACGGTGGAATGTTCTGCCCAGATCCGATCAAACCCATCTTCGATACAGGAGATCATCATCTCCAG GTACTTGACGGTGGCGAAAACCAGAACCACCTGGCCAAACCGGTCCTTCCGCAGTTAGGAACAGAGATAACCGGTTTAGATGACCCGAGTTTCAACAGTGTCAGCAAACTTACAGCTGAGCAGAGGAAAGAAAAGATTCATAGGTACATGAAGAAGAGAAATGAGAGGAATTTCAGCAAGAAAATTAAG TATGCATGTAGGAAGACATTGGCAGATAGTCGTCCAAGAGTTAGAGGAAGATTTGCAAAGAACGATGAATTTTGTGAGCCCAATAGACAAGCTTCTTCTAGTCATCACGAAGAAGACAATGATGATGAT GTGGGGGTCAAGGAAGAAGAACAATTGGTTAATTCTTCGGACATATTTTCACACATAAGTGGTGTCAACTCTTTCAAGTTCAACTATCCAATCCAGTCTTGGATTTGA
- the LOC103844250 gene encoding uncharacterized protein LOC103844250 isoform X6 has translation MRSQALSPHKSLISAIHNYLKRPLTKLPSSSNQDHEDNNNNDDNGDLSIIFDSQDDFDNDITASIDFSSSIQFPVSDQLQDQFDFTGIQLHQPPNILYSSSSCDPLPPPLSVFEEDCLSSVPSYNLGSLNPTSPFLGSPGLPAYMAVTKNMMNSGLPIERSGFYSGFGSDFKPSHDQLMETQADNGGMFCPDPIKPIFDTGDHHLQVLDGGENQNHLAKPVLPQLGTEITGLDDPSFNSVSKLTAEQRKEKIHRYMKKRNERNFSKKIKYACRKTLADSRPRVRGRFAKNDEFCEPNRQASSSHHEEDNDDDVGVKEEEQLVNSSDIFSHISGVNSFKFNYPIQSWI, from the exons aTGAGATCACAAGCCCTCTCACCGCACAAATCTTTGATTTCTGCGATCCACAATTATTTGAAGAGACCTTTAACCAAACTTCCGAG CAGTTCAAATCAAGACCATGAAGACAACAACAATAACGATGACAACGGGGACTTATCGATCATATTCGATTCACAAGACGATTTTGATAACGATATCACAGCTTCCATCGATTTCTCTTCCTCTATTCAGTTCCCAGTCTCCGATCAGCTCCAAGACCAGTTTGATTTCACCGGTATTCAACTTCATCAGCCTCCTAACATCCTCtactcttcatcttcttgtgaTCCTCTGCCTCCTCCTTTATCGGTTTTCGAAGAAGATTGTCTTTCTTCTGTCCCAAGTTACAATCTTGGCTCCCTAAACCCTACTTCTCCTTTCTTGGGTAGTCCCGGTTTACCAGCTTATATGGCTGTAACCAAGAATATGATGAACAGCGGTTTACCCATTGAAAGATCTGGGTTTTACTCCGGTTTTGGTTCTGATTTTAAACCGTCACATGATCAGTTGATGGAAACCCAGGCTGATAACGGTGGAATGTTCTGCCCAGATCCGATCAAACCCATCTTCGATACAGGAGATCATCATCTCCAG GTACTTGACGGTGGCGAAAACCAGAACCACCTGGCCAAACCGGTCCTTCCGCAGTTAGGAACAGAGATAACCGGTTTAGATGACCCGAGTTTCAACAGTGTCAGCAAACTTACAGCTGAGCAGAGGAAAGAAAAGATTCATAGGTACATGAAGAAGAGAAATGAGAGGAATTTCAGCAAGAAAATTAAG TATGCATGTAGGAAGACATTGGCAGATAGTCGTCCAAGAGTTAGAGGAAGATTTGCAAAGAACGATGAATTTTGTGAGCCCAATAGACAAGCTTCTTCTAGTCATCACGAAGAAGACAATGATGATGAT GTGGGGGTCAAGGAAGAAGAACAATTGGTTAATTCTTCGGACATATTTTCACACATAAGTGGTGTCAACTCTTTCAAGTTCAACTATCCAATCCAGTCTTGGATTTGA
- the LOC103844250 gene encoding uncharacterized protein LOC103844250 isoform X2 — MQAFDDEITSPLTAQIFDFCDPQLFEETFNQTSEVTSASNCCGYVENNNVNNFPDKSNSSSNQDHEDNNNNDDNGDLSIIFDSQDDFDNDITASIDFSSSIQFPVSDQLQDQFDFTGIQLHQPPNILYSSSSCDPLPPPLSVFEEDCLSSVPSYNLGSLNPTSPFLGSPGLPAYMAVTKNMMNSGLPIERSGFYSGFGSDFKPSHDQLMETQADNGGMFCPDPIKPIFDTGDHHLQVLDGGENQNHLAKPVLPQLGTEITGLDDPSFNSVSKLTAEQRKEKIHRYMKKRNERNFSKKIKYACRKTLADSRPRVRGRFAKNDEFCEPNRQASSSHHEEDNDDDVGVKEEEQLVNSSDIFSHISGVNSFKFNYPIQSWI, encoded by the exons ATGCAAGCCTTCGAC gaTGAGATCACAAGCCCTCTCACCGCACAAATCTTTGATTTCTGCGATCCACAATTATTTGAAGAGACCTTTAACCAAACTTCCGAGGTGACTTCTGCTTCTAACTGTTGTGGCTATGTTGAAAACAACAACGTCAATAACTTTCCAGACAAATCCAACAGCAGTTCAAATCAAGACCATGAAGACAACAACAATAACGATGACAACGGGGACTTATCGATCATATTCGATTCACAAGACGATTTTGATAACGATATCACAGCTTCCATCGATTTCTCTTCCTCTATTCAGTTCCCAGTCTCCGATCAGCTCCAAGACCAGTTTGATTTCACCGGTATTCAACTTCATCAGCCTCCTAACATCCTCtactcttcatcttcttgtgaTCCTCTGCCTCCTCCTTTATCGGTTTTCGAAGAAGATTGTCTTTCTTCTGTCCCAAGTTACAATCTTGGCTCCCTAAACCCTACTTCTCCTTTCTTGGGTAGTCCCGGTTTACCAGCTTATATGGCTGTAACCAAGAATATGATGAACAGCGGTTTACCCATTGAAAGATCTGGGTTTTACTCCGGTTTTGGTTCTGATTTTAAACCGTCACATGATCAGTTGATGGAAACCCAGGCTGATAACGGTGGAATGTTCTGCCCAGATCCGATCAAACCCATCTTCGATACAGGAGATCATCATCTCCAG GTACTTGACGGTGGCGAAAACCAGAACCACCTGGCCAAACCGGTCCTTCCGCAGTTAGGAACAGAGATAACCGGTTTAGATGACCCGAGTTTCAACAGTGTCAGCAAACTTACAGCTGAGCAGAGGAAAGAAAAGATTCATAGGTACATGAAGAAGAGAAATGAGAGGAATTTCAGCAAGAAAATTAAG TATGCATGTAGGAAGACATTGGCAGATAGTCGTCCAAGAGTTAGAGGAAGATTTGCAAAGAACGATGAATTTTGTGAGCCCAATAGACAAGCTTCTTCTAGTCATCACGAAGAAGACAATGATGATGAT GTGGGGGTCAAGGAAGAAGAACAATTGGTTAATTCTTCGGACATATTTTCACACATAAGTGGTGTCAACTCTTTCAAGTTCAACTATCCAATCCAGTCTTGGATTTGA
- the LOC103844250 gene encoding uncharacterized protein LOC103844250 isoform X1 has product MSQDVISSHEQLSMDEITSPLTAQIFDFCDPQLFEETFNQTSEVTSASNCCGYVENNNVNNFPDKSNSSSNQDHEDNNNNDDNGDLSIIFDSQDDFDNDITASIDFSSSIQFPVSDQLQDQFDFTGIQLHQPPNILYSSSSCDPLPPPLSVFEEDCLSSVPSYNLGSLNPTSPFLGSPGLPAYMAVTKNMMNSGLPIERSGFYSGFGSDFKPSHDQLMETQADNGGMFCPDPIKPIFDTGDHHLQVLDGGENQNHLAKPVLPQLGTEITGLDDPSFNSVSKLTAEQRKEKIHRYMKKRNERNFSKKIKYACRKTLADSRPRVRGRFAKNDEFCEPNRQASSSHHEEDNDDDVGVKEEEQLVNSSDIFSHISGVNSFKFNYPIQSWI; this is encoded by the exons ATGTCGCAGGACGTAATCTCGTCTCATGAGCAGCTCTCCATG gaTGAGATCACAAGCCCTCTCACCGCACAAATCTTTGATTTCTGCGATCCACAATTATTTGAAGAGACCTTTAACCAAACTTCCGAGGTGACTTCTGCTTCTAACTGTTGTGGCTATGTTGAAAACAACAACGTCAATAACTTTCCAGACAAATCCAACAGCAGTTCAAATCAAGACCATGAAGACAACAACAATAACGATGACAACGGGGACTTATCGATCATATTCGATTCACAAGACGATTTTGATAACGATATCACAGCTTCCATCGATTTCTCTTCCTCTATTCAGTTCCCAGTCTCCGATCAGCTCCAAGACCAGTTTGATTTCACCGGTATTCAACTTCATCAGCCTCCTAACATCCTCtactcttcatcttcttgtgaTCCTCTGCCTCCTCCTTTATCGGTTTTCGAAGAAGATTGTCTTTCTTCTGTCCCAAGTTACAATCTTGGCTCCCTAAACCCTACTTCTCCTTTCTTGGGTAGTCCCGGTTTACCAGCTTATATGGCTGTAACCAAGAATATGATGAACAGCGGTTTACCCATTGAAAGATCTGGGTTTTACTCCGGTTTTGGTTCTGATTTTAAACCGTCACATGATCAGTTGATGGAAACCCAGGCTGATAACGGTGGAATGTTCTGCCCAGATCCGATCAAACCCATCTTCGATACAGGAGATCATCATCTCCAG GTACTTGACGGTGGCGAAAACCAGAACCACCTGGCCAAACCGGTCCTTCCGCAGTTAGGAACAGAGATAACCGGTTTAGATGACCCGAGTTTCAACAGTGTCAGCAAACTTACAGCTGAGCAGAGGAAAGAAAAGATTCATAGGTACATGAAGAAGAGAAATGAGAGGAATTTCAGCAAGAAAATTAAG TATGCATGTAGGAAGACATTGGCAGATAGTCGTCCAAGAGTTAGAGGAAGATTTGCAAAGAACGATGAATTTTGTGAGCCCAATAGACAAGCTTCTTCTAGTCATCACGAAGAAGACAATGATGATGAT GTGGGGGTCAAGGAAGAAGAACAATTGGTTAATTCTTCGGACATATTTTCACACATAAGTGGTGTCAACTCTTTCAAGTTCAACTATCCAATCCAGTCTTGGATTTGA
- the LOC103844250 gene encoding uncharacterized protein LOC103844250 isoform X3, with the protein MSQKHYLLDILPMFFFSNLSCCFVLFCRMRSQALSPHKSLISAIHNYLKRPLTKLPSSSNQDHEDNNNNDDNGDLSIIFDSQDDFDNDITASIDFSSSIQFPVSDQLQDQFDFTGIQLHQPPNILYSSSSCDPLPPPLSVFEEDCLSSVPSYNLGSLNPTSPFLGSPGLPAYMAVTKNMMNSGLPIERSGFYSGFGSDFKPSHDQLMETQADNGGMFCPDPIKPIFDTGDHHLQVLDGGENQNHLAKPVLPQLGTEITGLDDPSFNSVSKLTAEQRKEKIHRYMKKRNERNFSKKIKYACRKTLADSRPRVRGRFAKNDEFCEPNRQASSSHHEEDNDDDVGVKEEEQLVNSSDIFSHISGVNSFKFNYPIQSWI; encoded by the exons ATGTCTCAAAAACATTACCTGTTAGATATTTTACCAATGTTTTTTTTCAGCAACTTatcttgttgttttgttttgttttgtaggaTGAGATCACAAGCCCTCTCACCGCACAAATCTTTGATTTCTGCGATCCACAATTATTTGAAGAGACCTTTAACCAAACTTCCGAG CAGTTCAAATCAAGACCATGAAGACAACAACAATAACGATGACAACGGGGACTTATCGATCATATTCGATTCACAAGACGATTTTGATAACGATATCACAGCTTCCATCGATTTCTCTTCCTCTATTCAGTTCCCAGTCTCCGATCAGCTCCAAGACCAGTTTGATTTCACCGGTATTCAACTTCATCAGCCTCCTAACATCCTCtactcttcatcttcttgtgaTCCTCTGCCTCCTCCTTTATCGGTTTTCGAAGAAGATTGTCTTTCTTCTGTCCCAAGTTACAATCTTGGCTCCCTAAACCCTACTTCTCCTTTCTTGGGTAGTCCCGGTTTACCAGCTTATATGGCTGTAACCAAGAATATGATGAACAGCGGTTTACCCATTGAAAGATCTGGGTTTTACTCCGGTTTTGGTTCTGATTTTAAACCGTCACATGATCAGTTGATGGAAACCCAGGCTGATAACGGTGGAATGTTCTGCCCAGATCCGATCAAACCCATCTTCGATACAGGAGATCATCATCTCCAG GTACTTGACGGTGGCGAAAACCAGAACCACCTGGCCAAACCGGTCCTTCCGCAGTTAGGAACAGAGATAACCGGTTTAGATGACCCGAGTTTCAACAGTGTCAGCAAACTTACAGCTGAGCAGAGGAAAGAAAAGATTCATAGGTACATGAAGAAGAGAAATGAGAGGAATTTCAGCAAGAAAATTAAG TATGCATGTAGGAAGACATTGGCAGATAGTCGTCCAAGAGTTAGAGGAAGATTTGCAAAGAACGATGAATTTTGTGAGCCCAATAGACAAGCTTCTTCTAGTCATCACGAAGAAGACAATGATGATGAT GTGGGGGTCAAGGAAGAAGAACAATTGGTTAATTCTTCGGACATATTTTCACACATAAGTGGTGTCAACTCTTTCAAGTTCAACTATCCAATCCAGTCTTGGATTTGA
- the LOC103844252 gene encoding uncharacterized protein LOC103844252, which produces MEGDTPGDTKKNEHHQLMNVNNDVSPSSLNSSPKSRNLLRKKDGRCLAVLSSGKCLQIFKNSPKVSCSHEFSTSSPSHFLRKPGADSNAADQSRKVISLPSNNTFSSPSRDVSQGTLQFTMRANGMPRFVFKLDNQKDVYVASLSSKDEDQSGLEYSYMIHLQRRESSSSSLLVGRIKVSTLSSGSLLNERFIERKFVLFSNNCEHSQTPCKKKNRGLCEKVVGVMKNNNEQMQQPNFDHEQVNLLENNLPPNLEMLAIIVKQEFLEEEEEEEEEETGGWGLKFLRKSTLVRNESGSSRSKTSVDVVVPSGIHGGPCSSLIERWKSQGNCDCGGWDLGCSLTLLNGQLQNNNLLELFIEGSKHDTTVLRMEQLPRGRYFVQYQTWLSALQSISVALAFIHSHRAINYYDQ; this is translated from the exons ATGGAGGGTGATACTCCTGGCGATACTAAAAAGAATGAACATCATCAGTTGATGAATGTGAACAATGACGTGAGTCCTTCAAGCCTAAACAGCTCACCAAAGTCGAGAAACTTGTTACGAAAGAAAGATGGACGATGCTTGGCGGTTTTGAGCAGCGGCAAGTGTTTACAGATATTTAAAAACAGCCCCAAAGTATCATGTAGTCACGAGTTCTCTACTTCTTCTCCAAGTCATTTCTTGAGGAAACCAGGAGCAGACTCTAATGCTGCTGATCAGTCTAGGAAGGTAATCTCTTTACCTAGCAACAACACCTTCTCGTCTCCATCTAGAGACGTTTCTCAAGGAACCCTTCAGTTCACTATGAGAGCCAATGGAATGCCTCgttttgttttcaaattggACAATCAAAAAGATGTTTATGTAGCAAGCTTAAGCAGCAAGGATGAAGACCAAAGTGGTTTAGAGTATTCGTATATGATTCATCTGCAAAGAagagaatcatcatcatcatcgcttCTAGTTGGTAGAATTAAGGTGTCAACCTTGTCCTCAGGTTCATTGTTGAATGAGAGATTCATAGAGAGAAAGTTTGTTTTGTTCAGCAACAATTGTGAGCATTCACAGACACCGTGTAAGAAGAAAAATAGAGGATTGTGTGAAAAAGTAGTCGGTGTGATGAAGAACAACAATGAGCAGATGCAACAACCAAACTTTGATCACGAGCAGGTGAATCTACTGGAAAACAACCTTCCACCCAATCTTGAAATGTTAGCTATTATTGTGAAACAAGAGtttcttgaagaagaagaagaagaagaagaagaagaaaccggAGGTTGGGGATTGAAGTTCTTGAGGAAATCTACGTTGGTTCGAAATGAAAGTGGAAGTTCAAGATCTAAGACAAGTGTTGATGTTGTGGTTCCATCAGGGATTCATGGAGGGCCATGTTCGAGTTTGATAGAGAGGTGGAAATCTCAAGGAAACTGTGACTGTGGAGGATGGGACTTGGGTTGTTCCTTAACCCTTCTTAATGGCCAACTACAAAATAATAATCTCTTGGAGCTATTCATAGAG GGATCAAAACATGATACGACTGTACTAAGGATGGAGCAGCTTCCACGAGGACGCTACTTTGTCCAATACCAAACATGGCTATCTGCTTTGCAATCTATCTCGGTTGCTTTAGCATTCATACATAGCCACAGGGCCATAAACTACTACGACCAATGA
- the LOC103844250 gene encoding uncharacterized protein LOC103844250 isoform X4, whose protein sequence is MSQKHYLLDILPMFFFSNLSCCFVLFCRMRSQALSPHKSLISAIHNYLKRPLTKLPSSNQDHEDNNNNDDNGDLSIIFDSQDDFDNDITASIDFSSSIQFPVSDQLQDQFDFTGIQLHQPPNILYSSSSCDPLPPPLSVFEEDCLSSVPSYNLGSLNPTSPFLGSPGLPAYMAVTKNMMNSGLPIERSGFYSGFGSDFKPSHDQLMETQADNGGMFCPDPIKPIFDTGDHHLQVLDGGENQNHLAKPVLPQLGTEITGLDDPSFNSVSKLTAEQRKEKIHRYMKKRNERNFSKKIKYACRKTLADSRPRVRGRFAKNDEFCEPNRQASSSHHEEDNDDDVGVKEEEQLVNSSDIFSHISGVNSFKFNYPIQSWI, encoded by the exons ATGTCTCAAAAACATTACCTGTTAGATATTTTACCAATGTTTTTTTTCAGCAACTTatcttgttgttttgttttgttttgtaggaTGAGATCACAAGCCCTCTCACCGCACAAATCTTTGATTTCTGCGATCCACAATTATTTGAAGAGACCTTTAACCAAACTTCCGAG TTCAAATCAAGACCATGAAGACAACAACAATAACGATGACAACGGGGACTTATCGATCATATTCGATTCACAAGACGATTTTGATAACGATATCACAGCTTCCATCGATTTCTCTTCCTCTATTCAGTTCCCAGTCTCCGATCAGCTCCAAGACCAGTTTGATTTCACCGGTATTCAACTTCATCAGCCTCCTAACATCCTCtactcttcatcttcttgtgaTCCTCTGCCTCCTCCTTTATCGGTTTTCGAAGAAGATTGTCTTTCTTCTGTCCCAAGTTACAATCTTGGCTCCCTAAACCCTACTTCTCCTTTCTTGGGTAGTCCCGGTTTACCAGCTTATATGGCTGTAACCAAGAATATGATGAACAGCGGTTTACCCATTGAAAGATCTGGGTTTTACTCCGGTTTTGGTTCTGATTTTAAACCGTCACATGATCAGTTGATGGAAACCCAGGCTGATAACGGTGGAATGTTCTGCCCAGATCCGATCAAACCCATCTTCGATACAGGAGATCATCATCTCCAG GTACTTGACGGTGGCGAAAACCAGAACCACCTGGCCAAACCGGTCCTTCCGCAGTTAGGAACAGAGATAACCGGTTTAGATGACCCGAGTTTCAACAGTGTCAGCAAACTTACAGCTGAGCAGAGGAAAGAAAAGATTCATAGGTACATGAAGAAGAGAAATGAGAGGAATTTCAGCAAGAAAATTAAG TATGCATGTAGGAAGACATTGGCAGATAGTCGTCCAAGAGTTAGAGGAAGATTTGCAAAGAACGATGAATTTTGTGAGCCCAATAGACAAGCTTCTTCTAGTCATCACGAAGAAGACAATGATGATGAT GTGGGGGTCAAGGAAGAAGAACAATTGGTTAATTCTTCGGACATATTTTCACACATAAGTGGTGTCAACTCTTTCAAGTTCAACTATCCAATCCAGTCTTGGATTTGA
- the LOC103844453 gene encoding uncharacterized protein LOC103844453, translating into MAAQVLNKTYRAFMILTLFTVICLIQISDSIPGDVCIKDCVINQCMKASKKATPAICDNPCKIICDPMNNERYVTPSQGYRNPVKRFCETFSWICQ; encoded by the coding sequence ATGGCAGCTCaagttttaaataaaacttataGGGCATTCATGATTTTAACTTTATTTACAGTGATTTGTTTGATACAAATTTCTGATTCTATCCCAGGAGATGTGTGTATAAAAGATTGTGTCATAAATCAATGCATGAAAGCATCAAAAAAAGCAACTCCGGCAATTTGTGACAACCCGTGCAAGATCATTTGTGATCCAATGAATAATGAGCGATACGTTACCCCTAGTCAAGGTTATCGAAATCCTGTAAAAAGGTTTTGCGAAACATTTAGCTGGATATGTCAGTAA